GCACAACGGCAAGCAGCACGTTCCGGTCTACGTGAACGAAAACATGGTTGGCCACAAGCTCGGCGAGTTCGCGCTCACCCGGACTTTCAAAGGCCATGCCGCCGATAAAAAAGCCAAGCGCTAAGGTGAAGACATGCAAGTATCCGCTGTACTGAGCAGTGCTCGTGTTTCCGCCCAAAAGGCGCGTCTGGTCGCAGACCTGGTTCGTGGCAAATCGGTGGAGCAAGCGCTGAACATTCTGGCTTTCAGCCCGAAGAAAAGTGCCGTTCTGATCAAGAAAGTGCTCGAGTCGGCAATCGCCAACGCAGAGCACAACGAGGGTGCCGACATCGACAGCCTCAAGGTCGCGACGATTTTTGTGGACAAGGGCCCGTCCCTCAAGCGCTTTACCGCACGTGCCAAGGGCCGCGGTAACCGCATCGAGAAGCAGACCTGCCACATCACGCTGACTGTCGGCGACTAAGGAGCGAATATGGGTCAGAAAATTCATCCGACGGGTTTTCGTCTCGCCGTCACCAAGAACTGGGCATCGCGTTGGTACGCCAACAGCAAGAACTTCGCCGGCATGCTTACCGCCGACATCGAAGTTCGCGAGTTTCTGAAGAAGAAGCTGGCAAATGCCTCGGTTAGCCGTGTCGTGATCGAGCGCCCGGCCAAGAATGCCCGCATTACCATTCACACCGCCCGTCCGGGCGTGGTGATCGGCAAGAAGGGCGAGGATATCGAGTCGCTGAAGAAGCAGCTGCAGAACATCCTCAAGGTGCCGGTACACGTCAACATCGAAGAAGTCCGCAAGCCGGAAATCGATGCGCAGATCATCGCCGACAGCATCGCGTCGCAGCTGGAAAAGCGCGTGATGTTCCGTCGTGCCATGAAGCGTGCGATGCAAAACGCCATGCGTCTGGGTGCCCAGGGCATCAAGATCATGTCGTCGGGCCGTCTGAACGGTATCGAAATCGCCCGTACCGAGTGGTACCGCGAAGGCCGTGTGCCGCTGCACACCCTGCGCGCGGACATCGACTACGCGACCAGCGAAGCGAAGACCACGTACGGCATCATCGGTATCAAGGTTTGGGTTTACAAAGGCGAAGTGAAGCCGGGCGAGAAGGCTGCAGAGCCGGCGCCGGAAACCCAGCGTAAAGCACGAAAGGGGCCTCGTAATGCTGCAGCCAACTAGACTCAAGTTCCGTAAAGTCCAAAAGGGTCGCAACACCGGTATCGCTACCCGCGGTAACAGCGTTGCTTTCGGTACCTTTGGTCTCAAGGCCGTCAGCCGCGGTCGTCTGACTGCACGTCAGATCGAAGCCGCCCGTCGTGCCATCACCCGCTACATCAAGCGTGGCGGCCGCGTGTGGATCCGTGCGTTCCCGGACAAGCCGATTTCGACCAAGCCGGCCGAAGTGCGGATGGGTAACGGTAAGGGTAGCCCGGAGTACTGGGTTGCTGAAATCCAGCCGGGCAAGGTCCTGTATGAACTCGACGGCGTCGCTGAAGAAGTCGCTCGCGAAGCGTTCCGCTTGGCTTCGGCCAAGCTGCCGTTCGCGACCACCTTCGTCGCTCGCCAAGTGGGGCAATGATGAAAGCTGCTGAACTGCGTCAAAAATCCGTCGAAGAGCTCAAGGTCGAGCTGACGGCGCTGCTCAAAGCCCAATTCAGCCTGCGCATGCAAAATGCGACCGGCCAACTGGCTAAAAACAGCGAAATCAACCGGGTGCGCAAGAACATTGCGCGCGTTCACACCATCCTGGCTGAGAAGGCTGCTTAATATGAGCGAAGCGAAACTCAAGCGTACGCTGACCGGCCGTATCGTCAGCGACAAAATGGACAAGACGGTTACCGTCCTGGTCGAGCATCTGGTCAAGCACCCGCTGTACGGCAAGGTCGTTCGTCGCTCCAAGAAGTACCATGCGCACGACGAAACCAACCAGTATCACGAAGGTGATCTGGTGACCATCGTCGAAGGTCGTCCGCTGTCCAAGACCAAGTCCTGGGTGGTGACCACGCTGGTTGAAAAGGCACGCGTCGTCTGATCGACGGCAGGCCGGTTTACCGGTCTTGTGCTTGCGCGGGCATTGTACGTCTTGTACAATGCCCGTTTTCCCATCTGCGGCGGTGTGTTTTGCTGTCGCGTGTTTCTCCCCCTTGCGGGGTCCAAAACTGACTGCATTGCTCGGTTTTGCCGGGCGTCTCGGCTTTGTCGAGGTTTGCGGTACAAGTTGGAGGTTGTTTTTCCATGATCCAAATGCAATCCATGTTGGAGGTTGCAGACAATACCGGTGCGCGTCACGTTATGTGCATCAAGGTATTGGGCGGCTCCAAGCGTCGCTACGCCTCGGTGGGCGACATCATCAAGGTGACCATCAAAGATGCGGCCCCGCGTGGTCGAGTCAAGAAGGGTGACGTGTACAGCGCCGTGGTGGTTCGCACCGCCAAGGGCGTGCGTCGCGCCGATGGTTCGCTGATCAAGTTCGACGGCAATGCCGCCGTTCTCCTTAACAACAAGCTTGAGCCGATCGGCACCCGTATCTTCGGGCCGGTGACGCGTGAGCTGCGCACCGAGAAGTTCATGAAGATCGTCTCGCTTGCGCCGGAAGTGCTGTAAGGAGAGATGGCATGAACAAGATTCGCAAAGGTGACGAAATCATCGTCATCACCGGCAAGGACAAGGGCAAGCGCGGTACCGTGCTGCGCGTGATCCCGACTGCTGACCAAGTCATCGTTGAAGGCATCAATGTTGCTAAGAAGCACGTGAAGCCGAACCCGATGCGCGGCCAGCAAGGTGGCATCGTCGAGAAGACCATGCCGCTGCACGTTTCGAACGTTGCGATTTTCAATGCTGCGACCGGCAAGGCTGATCGCGTGGGCTTCAAGCTGCTGGATGACGGCAAGAAGGTTCGCGTGTTCAAGTCCAGCGGCGAAGTGATTGGCGCTTAAGGGGTAAGACATGGCTCGTTTGCAAGATTTTTACAAAGAGCAGGTTGTGCCGGCGCTGATCGAGCAGTTCGGTTACAAGTCTGTGATGGAAGTGCCGCGCATCGAAAAGATCACCGTCAACATGGGTGTCGGTGAGGCGGTGGCTGACAAGAAAGTGATGGAACACGCTGTTGGCGACATGGAAAAGATCACTGGCCAGAAGGCTGTGGTCACCAAGGCCAAGAAATCCATCGCTGGCTTCAAGATTCGTGACGGTTACCCGGTTGGCTGCAAGGTAACCCTGCGTCGCGAACGCATGTTCGAGTTCTTTGATCGCCTGGTTTCGGTTGCGCTGCCGCGCGTCCGCGACTTCCGTGGTGTGCCGGCCAAGTCGTTCGACGGTCGCGGCAACTTCAACATGGGTGTGCGTGAACAGATCATTTTCCCGGAAATCGAGTACGACAAGATCGACGCGCTCCGCGGTATGAACATCACCATCACCACGACGGCGAAGACTGACGAAGAAGCGCGCGCGCTGCTGTCGGCCTTCAAGTTTCCGTTCAAGAACTGAGGCGATCATGGCAAAACTTGCACTGATTAAACGTGAAGAAAAGCGTCGCGCCGTCGTTGAGAAGTTTGCTGCCAAGCGCAATGCGCTGGTTGCAATCGCCAACGATGCCAACGCCAGCGACGAAGACCGCTTCCAGGCCCGCCTGAAGCTGCAGCAGCTGCCGCGCAACTCCAGCAAGGTCCGTTTGCATAACCGTTGCGCGCTGACCGGTCGTCCGCGCGGCGTGTACAGCAAATTTGGCCTTGGCCGTAACAAACTGCGCGAACTGGCCATGAAGGGTGAAATCCCGGGCATGGTCAAGGCCAGCTGGTAATAGGAGAACAGAAACATGGCAATGCATGATCCTATCGCCGATATGCTGACCCGTATCCGTAACGCGCAGCGTGCGGACAAGGTTTCGGTGGCGATGCCGTCTTCCAAGCTGAAGGTGGCGATTGCTAAAGTGCTGCAGGACGAGGGTTACGTTGAATCCTTCGCAGTGGCTGGTGATGTGAAGCCGACGCTGACCATCGAACTCAAATACTACGCCGGTCGTCCGGTGATCGAACGCATCGAGCGCATCTCGAAGCCGGGTCTGCGCATCTACAAGGGTGCGACCGAGATCCCGCAAGTGATGAACGGCCTCGGCGTGGCGATCCTGTCCACCTCCAAGGGTGTGATGACCGACCGCAAGGCGCGCGCCCAGGGTGTTGGCGGCGAGCTGCTCTGCGTCGTGGCATAAGGAGAGTAATCGATGTCTCGCGTAGCTAAAAATCCGGTAGCCATTCCGGCTGGCGTCGAAGTGAAGATCGACGCTCAGGAAATCGTCATCAAGGGCCCGAACGGCTCGCTGGCTCAGTCGCTGACCGGCAATGTCGACGTCAAGGTCGAAGACAATGCACTGGTGTTTGCTGCCCGCAATGGCGACAAGCAATCCCGTTCGATGTCGGGTACCCTCCGCGCACTGGTCAGCAACATGGTGACCGGCGTCTCCAAGGGCTTCGAGCGCAAGCTGACCCTGGTTGGCGTGGGTTATCGTGCCCAGGCTCAGGGCGACGTGCTCAATCTGACGCTCGGCTTCTCCCACCCGGTTGCGCACAAGATGCCGGCCGGCGTGAAGGTGGAAACGCCGTCGCAGACCGAGATCGTGCTCAAGGGTGCCGACAAGCAGGTTATTGGTCAGGTCGCAGCTGACATCCGCGCATACCGCGCGCCGGAACCGTATAAGGGTAAGGGCGTTCGTTATTCGGATGAAGTTGTTGTCCGTAAAGAAACCAAGAAGAAGTAATCGAGGCTGAATCATGGACAAGAAAGAAACTCGACTCCGCCGCGCACGCAAAACCCGTGCAAAGATTGCGGAGCTCAAGGCGGTGCGCCTGTCGGTGCATCGGACCAACAGCCATATCTATGCGCAGGTCATCGACGCAACCGGCAGCAAGGTGCTGGCCGTTGCTTCGACGCTTGAAGCCGATGTGCGCGGTCAGATCAAGAACGGCGCTTCGGTCGAAGCTGCAGCGGCTGTCGGCAAGCGTATTGCCGAGAAAGCCAAGGCTGCCGGCATCGAGAACGTTGCGTTCGATCGTTCCGGTTTCCACTATCACGGTCGCGTGAAGGCTCTGGCCGACGCGGCTCGTGAAGGCGGCCTCGTCTTCTAATTGGAGTTATCAAATGGCTAGAAACGAAGCAGAAGATCGTCAGGACGGCCTTCGCGAGAAAATGGTTGGCGTGAATCGCGTCACCAAGGTCGTGAAGGGTGGCCGGATCATGGGCTTTGCCGCACTGACCGTCGTTGGCGACGGCGATGGCGGCGTTGGCATGGGCAAGGGCAAGGCGAAGGAAGTGCCGGTTGCAGTGCAAAAAGCACTGGACGAAGCACGCCGCAAGCTGTTCAAGGCCTCGCTGAAGAACGGCACCGTGCCGCACTCGGTGATCGGCAAGCACGGTGCAACCACCGTGTTCATGCAGCCGGCGCCGGAAGGTACCGGCATCATCGCCGGCGGCCCGATGCGCGCTGTGTTCGAAGTGGCTGGTGTGCACAACATCACCGCCAAGATCCACGGTTCGACCAACCCGTACAACGTGGTTCGCGCCACGCTGGACGGCCTTGCCAAGCTGCACACCGCCGGCGACATCGCGGCGAAGCGCGGCAAGACCGTCGAAGAAATCTTCGGGGGTGAATAATGACTGACGCGAAGAAAATCAAGGTCACGCTCGTCAAGAGCCTGATCGGTCGCCTGGAAAGCCACAAGGCCTGCGCCCGTGGTCTGGGTCTGCGCAAGCTGAACAGCTCGTCGGAAGTGATCGATACCCCGGAAAACCGCGGCATGATCAACAAGATTAGCTACCTCTTGAAGGTGGAGGGCTAAATGGAACTGAATAACCTGAAACCGGGTGTTGGCGCCAAGCACGCCAAGCGCCGTGTTGGCCGCGGTATCGGCTCGGGCCTGGGCAAGACCTCGGGTCGCGGCCACAAGGGTCAGAAGTCGCGTACCGGTGGTTTCCACAAGGTCGGCTTTGAAGGCGGTCAAATGCCGCTGCAACGTCGTCTGCCGAAGCGCGGCTTCAAGTCGCTGTCGGCCGGCAAGTCGGTTGAAGTGAGCCTGGCGGACCTGAACCGTCTGCCGGTGAACGACATCGACTTCCTGACGCTGCTGCAGGCAGGTCTGGTTTCGCAGCGCGCGAACCAGGCCAAGGTCATCCTGGCTGGCAAGATCGAACGTGCGATCACTCTGAAGGGCGTTGGCGCCACCAAGGGTGCACGTGCAGCGATCGAAGCCGCTGGCGGCTCCATCGTCGAGTAACTCGGCTATTGAATAGGGCAGTAACGTGGCAAATCCCGCTCTGGCTTCTGCTGGTAGTAAGTTCGCGGATCTGAAGAAACGCATCTGGTTCTTGGTGGGTGCACTGATCGTTTATCGCATCGGTGCGCACATCCCCGTGCCGGGTATCAACCCGGTCGAACTGGCGCGTCTCTTCGAAAGTTCGCAAACCGGTCTCCTGAACATGTTCAACATGTTCTCGGGTGGCGCGCTGTCGCGCTTCACCGTGTTTGCGATCGGGATCATGCCTTACATCTCGGCTTCGATCATTCTGCAACTGGCGGCGGAAGTCTTTCCGACGCTCAAGCAGTTGAAGAAAGAGGGCGAAGCCGGTCGTCGCAAGATCACCCAGTACACGCGTTATGCGACCGTACTGCTGGCGACCGCGCAGAGCTTCGGGATTGCCATGATGCTGTTCAAGCAGCCCAACCTGGTTGTGCTGCCACAGCTGCAGTTCATCGTCATGACGGTCATCACCCTGGTGACCGGCACGATGTTTCTGATGTGGCTGGGTGAGCAGATCACCGAGCGCGGCATCGGCAACGGGATTTCGATCCTCATCTGCGCCGGTATCGCCGCAGGTGTGCCGGGTGCGATCGGCAAGACGCTGACCCTCGCCAATCAGGGGGCGCTGCCGATCATCCTGGTGCTGTTCCTGTTCGTCGGCGTGGTACTGCTGACCGCGGCGGTGGTGTTCGTCGAGCGCGGCCAGCGCAAGGTGCCGGTGCACTATGCCAAGCGCCAGGTCGGCAACCGCATCATGCAGGCGCAAAGCACGCACCTGCCGCTGAAGCTGAACATGGCCGGCGTGATTCCGCCGATCTTCGCCTCGTCGATCATCCTGTTTCCGGCGACCGTGCTGTCGTGGACTGGCAACAGCGAGAAGCTGGGGTGGTTGAAGTCGATCGGCGACATGCTGCATCCGGGCCAGCCGCTGTACGTGCTGCTCTATGCTGCTGCGATCATCTTCTTCTGCTACTTCTACACCGCGCTGGTCTTCAATCCGAAGGAAACCGCGGACAACCTGAAGAAGAGCGGGGCGATGATTCCGGGCTACCGCCCAGGCGAGCATACCGCACGCTACATCGAGAAGCTGATCCTCAAGCTGACGCTGATCGGTGCCGTGTACATCACCGTGATCTGCCTGATTCCGGAGTTCCTGATCCTGAAGTGGAACGTGCCGTTCTATTTCGGTGGAACCTCGCTGCTGATCCTGGTGGTGGTGACCATGGACTTCATGTCGCAGATGCAGTCGTACGTGCTGTCGCATCAGTATGAAGGCCTGTTGAAGAAAGCCAACTTCAAGGGTTGAGGCGCAAGCCCCGAGCTAAAAACAATGTCGAAAGAAGACGTCATTCAGATGCAGGGCGAAGTCCTGGAAACGTTGCCCAATGCAACGTTCCGGGTCAAGCTCGAAAACGGACATGTGGTCCTTGGTCATATTTCCGGCAAGATGCGTAAGCATTACATTCGCATTCTGCCCGGCGATAAGGTTACCGTAGAGCTCACGCCCTACGACCTGACCAAGGCCCGCATCGTATTCCGGGCCAAGTGAGCGCCCGGAATTTCATTTTTGACTGAAAGGAAAGACGATGAGAGTTCAAGCATCGGTCAAGAAAATCTGCCGCAACTGCAAGATCATCCGCCGCAACCGGGTTGTGCGCGTGATCTGCACCGACCCGCGGCACAAGCAACGCCAAGGTTGATTTGAGTCAATCGGCCGCAGGCGTTATAATCTGCAACTTTTTTAACCTGGGGTAAGGAAGTTATGGCCCGTATTGCTGGGGTTAACATCCCTAATCATCAGCATACTGTGATCGGCCTTCAGGCAATCTTCGGCATCGGCCGCACTCGCGCCTACGCGATCTGCGCGGCTACCGCCATCGATACTGCCAAGAAGGTCAAGGATCTCAGCGAAGCTGAACTCGACAAGCTGCGTGAAGAAATCGGCAAGTACATCGTAGAAGGTGATCTTCGCCGTGAAAACACGATGGCGATCAAGCGTCTCATGGACCTTGGCTGCTATCGCGGTTTCCGTCATCGCAAGGGCTTGCCTGTTCGCGGCCAGCGCACTCGCACCAATGCTCGTACTCGCAAGGGTCCGCGCAAGGCGATTGCTGGCAAGAAGTAATCTAAGGAATACAGAGAATGGCTAAAGCAAACACAGTGCGTGTACGGAAGAAAGTCAAAAAGAGCGTGTCGGAAGGCATCGTGCATGTGCACGCCTCCTTCAACAACACGATCATTACCATCACCGATCGCCAAGGCAATGCACTTTCTTGGGCTACCTCGGGCGGTGCTGGTTTCAAGGGCTCTCGGAAAAGTACACCCTTCGCAGCCCAGGTGGCCGCGGAGCACGCTGGTAAAGTTGCCCAAGAATATGGTGTGAAGAACCTTGAAGTTCGTATCAAGGGCCCTGGTCCGGGTCGCGAATCCGCCGTGCGTGCACTGAACGCACTCGGCTTCAAGATCACCAGCATTTCGGACGTGACGCCGGTGCCGCACAACGGCTGCCGTCCGCCGAAAAAGCGTCGTATCTAATCCCGGAGTAAGACATGGCTCGTTATATTGGACCCAAGTGCAAACTCGCACGCCGTGAGGGTACGGATCTTTTCCTCAAGAGCGCACGCCGCTCGCTCGACAGCAAGTGCAAGCTGGAACAAGCCCCAGGCCAGCATGGCGCTAACGGCAAGCAGCCGCGTCTGTCGGACTATGGCGTTCACCTGCGTGAAAAGCAGAAGATCCGCCGCATTTACGGCGTGCTGGAACGTCAGTTCCGCCGTTATTTCGAACAGGCCAGCGCTCGCAAGGGCTCCACGGGTGAAAACCTGCTGAAGCTGCTTGAGTCGCGTCTGGACAACGTCGCTTACCGTATGGGCTTCGGCTCGACTCGCGCCGAAGCTCGCCAGCTGGTTTCCCACTGCGCGCTGACCGTGAACGGTAACGTCGTCAACATCCCGTCCTTCCAGGTCAAGGCTGGCGACGTTGTCGCTATCCGCGAGAAGGCCAAGAAGCAGGTTCGTATTCAGGAAGCGCTTGCGCTGGCTGAAGGCATTGGCTTCCCGGGCTGGGTTCAGGTTGATTCCAAGAAAATGGAAGGCGTGTTCAAGAGCACGCCGGAGCGTTCCGATCTCTCCAGCGATCTCAATGAGTCGCTGGTGGTGGAATTCTACTCCAAGTAAACACTGAACCGTTTTCAGGCCAAGGGATACTGATACATGCAAAACCTCGCTAACGAGTTGCTCAAGCCGCGCATCATCGACGTGCAGGCTCAATCTTCCGCCCAGGCTCGGGTGGTGATGGAGCCGTTCGAGCGCGGTTACGGCCATACGCTCGGTA
This window of the Jeongeupia sp. USM3 genome carries:
- the rplV gene encoding 50S ribosomal protein L22 — encoded protein: MQVSAVLSSARVSAQKARLVADLVRGKSVEQALNILAFSPKKSAVLIKKVLESAIANAEHNEGADIDSLKVATIFVDKGPSLKRFTARAKGRGNRIEKQTCHITLTVGD
- the rpsC gene encoding 30S ribosomal protein S3, which encodes MGQKIHPTGFRLAVTKNWASRWYANSKNFAGMLTADIEVREFLKKKLANASVSRVVIERPAKNARITIHTARPGVVIGKKGEDIESLKKQLQNILKVPVHVNIEEVRKPEIDAQIIADSIASQLEKRVMFRRAMKRAMQNAMRLGAQGIKIMSSGRLNGIEIARTEWYREGRVPLHTLRADIDYATSEAKTTYGIIGIKVWVYKGEVKPGEKAAEPAPETQRKARKGPRNAAAN
- the rplP gene encoding 50S ribosomal protein L16; protein product: MLQPTRLKFRKVQKGRNTGIATRGNSVAFGTFGLKAVSRGRLTARQIEAARRAITRYIKRGGRVWIRAFPDKPISTKPAEVRMGNGKGSPEYWVAEIQPGKVLYELDGVAEEVAREAFRLASAKLPFATTFVARQVGQ
- the rpmC gene encoding 50S ribosomal protein L29, which produces MKAAELRQKSVEELKVELTALLKAQFSLRMQNATGQLAKNSEINRVRKNIARVHTILAEKAA
- the rpsQ gene encoding 30S ribosomal protein S17 gives rise to the protein MSEAKLKRTLTGRIVSDKMDKTVTVLVEHLVKHPLYGKVVRRSKKYHAHDETNQYHEGDLVTIVEGRPLSKTKSWVVTTLVEKARVV
- the rplN gene encoding 50S ribosomal protein L14, which produces MIQMQSMLEVADNTGARHVMCIKVLGGSKRRYASVGDIIKVTIKDAAPRGRVKKGDVYSAVVVRTAKGVRRADGSLIKFDGNAAVLLNNKLEPIGTRIFGPVTRELRTEKFMKIVSLAPEVL
- the rplX gene encoding 50S ribosomal protein L24, coding for MNKIRKGDEIIVITGKDKGKRGTVLRVIPTADQVIVEGINVAKKHVKPNPMRGQQGGIVEKTMPLHVSNVAIFNAATGKADRVGFKLLDDGKKVRVFKSSGEVIGA
- the rplE gene encoding 50S ribosomal protein L5, which gives rise to MARLQDFYKEQVVPALIEQFGYKSVMEVPRIEKITVNMGVGEAVADKKVMEHAVGDMEKITGQKAVVTKAKKSIAGFKIRDGYPVGCKVTLRRERMFEFFDRLVSVALPRVRDFRGVPAKSFDGRGNFNMGVREQIIFPEIEYDKIDALRGMNITITTTAKTDEEARALLSAFKFPFKN
- the rpsN gene encoding 30S ribosomal protein S14, with product MAKLALIKREEKRRAVVEKFAAKRNALVAIANDANASDEDRFQARLKLQQLPRNSSKVRLHNRCALTGRPRGVYSKFGLGRNKLRELAMKGEIPGMVKASW
- the rpsH gene encoding 30S ribosomal protein S8 translates to MAMHDPIADMLTRIRNAQRADKVSVAMPSSKLKVAIAKVLQDEGYVESFAVAGDVKPTLTIELKYYAGRPVIERIERISKPGLRIYKGATEIPQVMNGLGVAILSTSKGVMTDRKARAQGVGGELLCVVA
- the rplF gene encoding 50S ribosomal protein L6; the protein is MSRVAKNPVAIPAGVEVKIDAQEIVIKGPNGSLAQSLTGNVDVKVEDNALVFAARNGDKQSRSMSGTLRALVSNMVTGVSKGFERKLTLVGVGYRAQAQGDVLNLTLGFSHPVAHKMPAGVKVETPSQTEIVLKGADKQVIGQVAADIRAYRAPEPYKGKGVRYSDEVVVRKETKKK
- the rplR gene encoding 50S ribosomal protein L18, whose product is MDKKETRLRRARKTRAKIAELKAVRLSVHRTNSHIYAQVIDATGSKVLAVASTLEADVRGQIKNGASVEAAAAVGKRIAEKAKAAGIENVAFDRSGFHYHGRVKALADAAREGGLVF
- the rpsE gene encoding 30S ribosomal protein S5, which translates into the protein MARNEAEDRQDGLREKMVGVNRVTKVVKGGRIMGFAALTVVGDGDGGVGMGKGKAKEVPVAVQKALDEARRKLFKASLKNGTVPHSVIGKHGATTVFMQPAPEGTGIIAGGPMRAVFEVAGVHNITAKIHGSTNPYNVVRATLDGLAKLHTAGDIAAKRGKTVEEIFGGE
- the rpmD gene encoding 50S ribosomal protein L30, coding for MTDAKKIKVTLVKSLIGRLESHKACARGLGLRKLNSSSEVIDTPENRGMINKISYLLKVEG
- the rplO gene encoding 50S ribosomal protein L15, which codes for MELNNLKPGVGAKHAKRRVGRGIGSGLGKTSGRGHKGQKSRTGGFHKVGFEGGQMPLQRRLPKRGFKSLSAGKSVEVSLADLNRLPVNDIDFLTLLQAGLVSQRANQAKVILAGKIERAITLKGVGATKGARAAIEAAGGSIVE
- the secY gene encoding preprotein translocase subunit SecY, which translates into the protein MANPALASAGSKFADLKKRIWFLVGALIVYRIGAHIPVPGINPVELARLFESSQTGLLNMFNMFSGGALSRFTVFAIGIMPYISASIILQLAAEVFPTLKQLKKEGEAGRRKITQYTRYATVLLATAQSFGIAMMLFKQPNLVVLPQLQFIVMTVITLVTGTMFLMWLGEQITERGIGNGISILICAGIAAGVPGAIGKTLTLANQGALPIILVLFLFVGVVLLTAAVVFVERGQRKVPVHYAKRQVGNRIMQAQSTHLPLKLNMAGVIPPIFASSIILFPATVLSWTGNSEKLGWLKSIGDMLHPGQPLYVLLYAAAIIFFCYFYTALVFNPKETADNLKKSGAMIPGYRPGEHTARYIEKLILKLTLIGAVYITVICLIPEFLILKWNVPFYFGGTSLLILVVVTMDFMSQMQSYVLSHQYEGLLKKANFKG
- the infA gene encoding translation initiation factor IF-1 → MSKEDVIQMQGEVLETLPNATFRVKLENGHVVLGHISGKMRKHYIRILPGDKVTVELTPYDLTKARIVFRAK
- the rpmJ gene encoding 50S ribosomal protein L36, translated to MRVQASVKKICRNCKIIRRNRVVRVICTDPRHKQRQG
- the rpsM gene encoding 30S ribosomal protein S13 is translated as MARIAGVNIPNHQHTVIGLQAIFGIGRTRAYAICAATAIDTAKKVKDLSEAELDKLREEIGKYIVEGDLRRENTMAIKRLMDLGCYRGFRHRKGLPVRGQRTRTNARTRKGPRKAIAGKK
- the rpsK gene encoding 30S ribosomal protein S11, with protein sequence MAKANTVRVRKKVKKSVSEGIVHVHASFNNTIITITDRQGNALSWATSGGAGFKGSRKSTPFAAQVAAEHAGKVAQEYGVKNLEVRIKGPGPGRESAVRALNALGFKITSISDVTPVPHNGCRPPKKRRI
- the rpsD gene encoding 30S ribosomal protein S4 — protein: MARYIGPKCKLARREGTDLFLKSARRSLDSKCKLEQAPGQHGANGKQPRLSDYGVHLREKQKIRRIYGVLERQFRRYFEQASARKGSTGENLLKLLESRLDNVAYRMGFGSTRAEARQLVSHCALTVNGNVVNIPSFQVKAGDVVAIREKAKKQVRIQEALALAEGIGFPGWVQVDSKKMEGVFKSTPERSDLSSDLNESLVVEFYSK